The genomic window CCAGGTAGAGGGCCTGTTGGTGGACGAAAACGTGAGCTTTGCGGACCTGAAGGGAGTGCTTTACCAATTTATCAAGGCCTATTTTGGACAAAACGTGCAAATGCGCCTCAGGCCGTCATTTTTTCCTTTCACGGAACCAAGCGCCGAGGTTGACATTTCCTGTTCTCTTTGTGAGGGCAGAGGATGTAGCGTCTGTTCCTATAGCGGATGGGTAGAAATTCTGGGGGCGGGAATGGTTGATCCAAATGTATTTAAGGCAGTGCATTATGATGCAGAAAAGTATACCGGTTTTGCCTTTGGAATGGGCGTTGAGCGGATTACAATGCTGAAGTATGGTATCAATGACATTCGTCTCTTCTACGAAAATGACCTGCGTTTTTTATCACAATTCTAGGCAATAAATGAAGATCAGCTACCACTGGCTAAAAGAATATGTAGCTTTTCACTTGTCTCCACAGGAACTGGCCGAAAGATTGACCGACGTTGGATTGGTAGTCGCTGATGTAAAACCGGTGGAAGACGATTTCTGTCTCGACATAGAAGTTACTTCTAATCGCCCCGATTGCCTTGGCGTTATTGGTATTGCCCGTGAAGTGGCCGCAATCGTTGGGGGAAATGTGCATTTCCCGGAAACAAATTATGTACTTGCTGATGCCGGTATATCGCAGACAATTGCAGTTACCGTTGATGAGCCGATACTGTGTCCCCGTTATACAGCCCGGGTAATTCGTCAAATAACAATTGCGCCGTCTCCTGAATGGATGCAGAAGAGACTGCGGTGCATTGGACTTCGGCCGGTAAACAATATCGTGGATATCACCAATTATGTGATGATGGAGACCGGGCAACCACTTCACGCATTCGATCTGGATAAGATAACCGAACAAAAGATCGTGGTAAGGAAGGCACGGAGTGGGGAAGAAATTGTTGCGCTGAATGGCGCCAGAAGGGCGCTTTTTCATAACATGCTGGTCATAGCTGACGGCAAAAAGCCTGTTGCTATTGCCGGCGTTATGGGAGGCAAAGAGACAGAGGTTTCCGAAACAACTAGAAATATTCTCCTGGAGTGTGCCCAGTTTGAACCACGGCAAGTGCGGCGGACATCAAGGGAGTTGGGCATTGTTTCAGATTCCTCATACCGTTTTGAAAGAGGCACAGATTATGAATGCCTAGATCGTGCATCCCAAAGGGCAGCCAGGCTTATCAAGGACTGCTCGGGCGGAGAGATTGCCAGCGATGCACTTGATATAAAATCGGGAAGACACGAAACAAAAAAAATTACCCTCCGTGTGAAGCGACTTCATACCGTTTTGGGGACGGAGATAAAGAGAGACTTGGCCATTGATATCTTAAATAAACTTTCCTTTACAATTCTCAATGACAACGAAGATTTCATTGCGGTTGAGGTGCCGGGTTTTCGAAGCGATGTCTATCGCGAGATTGATCTGATTGAAGAAATCGCCAGGATTTATGGTTATAACAAGATACCGGTAAAGACTTCTATCAGCGTTCGTGGGAATACGAAGAGTAAATACGAGGTCGTAGAAGATTCTGTCCGCCAATTTTTTATCGGGTTGGGTTTTTATGAAGTAAAAACCTTTAGTATCGTTGATACCGCCCCTCTGCAATCGGTAAATTTATGGTCGGATAGGGTGGGTGTCGAAATTGCCAACCCGCTGAGACTGGAAGAAAGCCGTTTGCGGACGTCACTCCTGCCTAGTCTGATCGGGGTGAAGGGGCACAATTTGAATCATGGCACAGAGCACGTAAGAATCTTTGAAATTGCAAAAGTGTATCTTGCAGGGGATAAACTGCCACAGGAAAAAAACTGTTTGTCCCTGTTGGCTGATGCAGATTTTTTAACGATAAAAGGGGTTTTTGAGTCACTGACCAGGCACCTCGGTATCGTATTATCATGCGAATGGTTGCCATTCATTGAACCCAGATTGTTCAGAAACGAAAGGGCAGCAAGGATTCAGATGGGGAGCGCTCCGGTTGGATATCTTGGAGAAGCCAGCCAGGAATTAGGGTTTAAAGCAGTGTCCTGCCTTGCTGAAATCGATCTTGATCTGTTGGGAGAAAAGGCAAATTTCGCCAGAAAATATCAAGACCTGCCGCAGTATCCTGCAGTGTTCCGTGATCTTGCACTCCTTGTAAATGAGGAGGTGACATGGTCATCTCTTGAGAGGTGCATCATGAACACCGGGGTTGATTTTTTAAAAGAGCTGAAATTTTTTGACGTATATCGTGGCAAACAGATCCCGGCCGGAAAGAAGAGCGTTGCCTTTAGCCTCTGTTTTCAGGCCAAAGACCGGACATTAACGGGAGAAGAAGTCGATCATGCGCAGCAAATCATTGTTGCTGCTCTTAGCGGAACCGTTGGCGCTGAATTAAGAAAGGCATAAATTTCTCGTGGTAATTATGCACTTCGGAAAGAGAGTGCCGCCCGTTCATCTGGACATTGTTATGGTAAGGCATTTTTGTTTTGATCTAGCAATCCATTGCAACAAGCGACAAAATATGCTACAAAAGGTAATAATCCTTAGAGTCCGCCTTCGGTTCATGAGTCTTTTCTGCCAACTCTCTTATGCTAAACCAGGGCGCACTTTAAAAATCCAATTTCAACAAGCGTAATTCATGAATAGTGCCGTGAAGCAGGTCTTGCAAAAGTGCCTCAACCTGAAAATGATCATTCTTCGTGTTTCAGGTAGGCTGCATATTCCTTCATATCGCTCCATCAAAACAAAGATTATCATTTCTTCCATCCTTCTCTCAGTGTTCCCTATCTTTATCATGAGGGTATTTGTTTATCCGACAGAAAAAAAGGCCTTGCAGGACGCTTTGATACAAAACCTTGAGGGCGTTGGTCATAAACAGGCGGAACTGATCGTAACCTGGGTACATGAAAGAAAGGCTGACGCCAAGATTATTGCTGAAAATCCTAATGTGCCCGGTGTGATTTATAAATCGGAGGGAAGTGAAAATTTTTATCGCCTCCTGCACCACTTAAATACCCTCAGGGAAACGTACGGATATAAGGAGATTTTCATCTGTGACCGTTTTGGTGATTTAAAAATTACCACCTCGACGGGCGAGGTGATTACCAACGTGGCGGGATTTGAGTTTTTTCAAATGGCAATAAGCGGCGTGACTTTTGTTTCTTCAATTGTGCCTTCTGTCATTCCCCTCGAGAATGAATATGGAAAGCTTGAACACGGCTTGCCGACCCTGTATATTACCACCCCGGTAGTCTATGAGCACAAAGTCATCGGCGCCGTATGTCTCAGGGTCGACGTAATGAAAATCAGCAAACTCATGAGGAGTGTCCATCTGGGGGAAACCGGGGAGACGTATTTGATAAACAAGGACGGTTACATGCTTTCTGAGTCCAAGTATTTAAAATACCTTAAGGATGCAGGGCTTGTTCAGCAGAGAACAACCCTTGAACTGCAGGTGGTAGACGCTGAAACAAAAGAGCTCACCAGAAGCGCTGCGGCATGTATAAAAGGGAAAAAAGGCCATGATGCAGAGGGCTACCAGGACTATCGGGGGGTAAAGGTGCTGGGCTTTTGGCAATGGATACCGGAACTGGACTGGGGCATTATTGCAGAGATTGATGTTAATGAAGGTTACGGTCCGGTGATACGACTGCATACCATTGTTGCGCCGATTATCATTTTGGTTACCGTTGCAGTCATCTCCTTTGCCTTTTACTTTGGGAAGAAAATATCAGATCCCATTTTATACCTCACCGGCGTAACCAAAAGCATCTCAGAAGGGGATTACAGCAGACGGGTAAAAATTACTTCACACGATGAGATTGGAGAGTTATCAAATTCCTTCAATAAAATGGCCAGCTTCTTAGAAGAAAAAACACATATCTTAAAGGAATATACCGCTAATCTGGAGAAAACAGTGGAGGAGCGGACAAAAGACCTGACCCGTATGAATCAGGAACTGGAAAAACAGAGCCGCAATTTGGAGAAGGCATACAAAGAGTTATTATCCCTCGATCAGATGAAGGATAAGATGATCAGGGATGTATCACATGAATTGAAATCACCGGTCGCACAGGTACAGATGGCAATTGATCTTTGGTCTGCGGAAGTCAAAAAACAGCATATCGACCATACAAAGGAAGAAAAATATTACAAGATCATTCATAACAGTTTGCAGCGGCTGAGAAAGACGATCGGCAGCATCCTCGATCTCTCTGTTCTGGAATCCGGCAGATTGGTATTTAAAAAGGAGTTTATTCACATGGATGAATTGGTTCTCCAAATTACCGCCAGCATGAGACTTTTGACCGAAAAAAAGGGGCTGGCGCTCATCAATCACGTGAATCAGGGACTGCCGGTGATTATTGGTGACAAGGATGAGATTCAGCGGGTAGTAATCAACCTCATCGATAATGCAATAAAATATACGGAGAAGGGAGACATTCACGTTTTTTTAGAGCAGAAGGATGCATGTATCGAATTTGCAGTAACGGATACGGGGGTTGGCATCGGCTTGCCGAAAGACCAGTTTGGGAAATTATTTGAAAGATTTTTTCAGGAACGGCCACGGATTGATGGCGCCGGGGTGGGCCTTGCAATCTGCAAGAATATTATTGATAGCCACAGAGGCAACCTGTGGGCAGAAAGTGAAGGCCGTGGAAAGGGCTCTACCTTTAAATTTGTCCTGCCAATAGCCCGGCAGGACGCCGTATAACCTGTTGTTGATGATCATCAGGAGCCAAGCGCTTGAGAAAAAAATTGCTCATTATCGAGGATGAGGATGAATTTTTCTTTTTTTACGAAATGATGCTGGAAAATACTGACTATGCCGTTCGGCGTGCTGTCGATGGGGTGCAGGCATTCGAAATGATAAAGAATGAAAAACCGGACCTCATTATCCTTGATTTGTTGCTTGACCAGATGAAAGGGGAAGACTTTCTGAAACAATTAAAATCGAATCCGGGGTGTGTCAATATTCCGGTTATTATTGCCAGCAGTTTTTCACCCCGCGCATATAAATCGATATTTGATATCGATCCCAGCCTCACCTTTTTAGAAAAACCATTTAGTCAGGAAAAGTTACTTGCCGGGATTGTGGCCAGAATAGGATAAATGGTGCAATATCACTTCTTGATCACAGGATTTTTCATGGTAATGCTTATCCTGCCCACCGGCTGTCATTCTACGCAAAAGCAGGGGCTGAGTGCACAAGGAAACAACCACAACCTTGAAGCTTTACTCATGAATGACATTCAGGACGGGCGGTTAGACATGCCATTTGATCAGGCATGTCTCATTGCTTCAGGGGTTGATACGGGTAAAAGGATGAATACGTATCTAAAAAAGATCGAGCTTCTTATCTCCCGGATCAGGCAGGAAACAGAGATCAATACCACAGGCGATCCGTTAAAAAAAGCAGATATCATCTTTGACTGGCTTCAGTCAAATGCCAACGATGGGACATACAGCGATTGTTACGATTTCCGAGACACTCTTAATCTCAAGGTAGGAAACTGCCTGTCTTATGCAATCCGGTTTACCATCGTAAGCCGGGAGTTTGGAATTGACATAAAGAATATTTTTATTCCCGGGCATATATACAATAGGCTGGTGTTTGAAGGGCAGACGCGCTACTTTGAACATACCCACAGTGACGGCATAGTAAAGAAAAAGGATTTGTACAATTCTCAAAAGAAGGTGATGAAAGATGAAGAGCTAGTGGCGGAGATTTTCTTATACAAGGCACGGAATGCAAACAACGATCTGAAATATGCGGAGTCTTCCAAAAGATGTGAACAGGCGTTGTTGTTCAATCCCGATGATAGCCGTCCCGTTATTTTACTCCTGGATAATTATATTGCGCAGAAGAACTACCGAGAGGCATTCCGCTATCTGAGTCATTATCTTGACCAGCATCCCAATGACAGAATATCCTTCAATAACACCTATATCCTCCTGCAAAGACTGTGTGCGAAAGAGGATGCTAAAACGCAATAAGATGAGAATAGTACACCTTTTTCGTGGTATTGTTTTCGGGATATCGCTATTTTCTTCTATCAATATACTCTTTGCGGATGAGTGGAATTTAGCGATTGAAACGCCAAAAGCAGAATGGGGGTTATTAGAAGAGCCATCACCAAAATACAAGTGGGGTTTGGAAAGCCCCACGGTTACCCATAAAAAAAGCGACAGCATTGTCATGCATTATAATGGGAAGGCCTGGAGTTGTGTTTATAATGCGTACAGCGCCTGGCTCAATTGTATTTATGGATTCGACCCCAACAACATCTTTGCTGCCGGGGATAACGGCGTGGTGCTTCATTATAACGGTAATTCCTGGATTAAACAGAAAACGCGCGTGACTTCCCGACTAAACCGAATCTGGGGTATCAGCCCGAAAAATATCTATATTTCCGGTGATCAGGGCGCCATTCTGCATTACAACGGAACGGAATGGAAAAAATACACGATGATGACCGCAACCTGGTTTAGCAGCACCTGGGGCATA from Candidatus Brocadia sp. includes these protein-coding regions:
- the pheT gene encoding phenylalanine--tRNA ligase subunit beta; the protein is MKISYHWLKEYVAFHLSPQELAERLTDVGLVVADVKPVEDDFCLDIEVTSNRPDCLGVIGIAREVAAIVGGNVHFPETNYVLADAGISQTIAVTVDEPILCPRYTARVIRQITIAPSPEWMQKRLRCIGLRPVNNIVDITNYVMMETGQPLHAFDLDKITEQKIVVRKARSGEEIVALNGARRALFHNMLVIADGKKPVAIAGVMGGKETEVSETTRNILLECAQFEPRQVRRTSRELGIVSDSSYRFERGTDYECLDRASQRAARLIKDCSGGEIASDALDIKSGRHETKKITLRVKRLHTVLGTEIKRDLAIDILNKLSFTILNDNEDFIAVEVPGFRSDVYREIDLIEEIARIYGYNKIPVKTSISVRGNTKSKYEVVEDSVRQFFIGLGFYEVKTFSIVDTAPLQSVNLWSDRVGVEIANPLRLEESRLRTSLLPSLIGVKGHNLNHGTEHVRIFEIAKVYLAGDKLPQEKNCLSLLADADFLTIKGVFESLTRHLGIVLSCEWLPFIEPRLFRNERAARIQMGSAPVGYLGEASQELGFKAVSCLAEIDLDLLGEKANFARKYQDLPQYPAVFRDLALLVNEEVTWSSLERCIMNTGVDFLKELKFFDVYRGKQIPAGKKSVAFSLCFQAKDRTLTGEEVDHAQQIIVAALSGTVGAELRKA
- a CDS encoding ATP-binding protein, translated to MNSAVKQVLQKCLNLKMIILRVSGRLHIPSYRSIKTKIIISSILLSVFPIFIMRVFVYPTEKKALQDALIQNLEGVGHKQAELIVTWVHERKADAKIIAENPNVPGVIYKSEGSENFYRLLHHLNTLRETYGYKEIFICDRFGDLKITTSTGEVITNVAGFEFFQMAISGVTFVSSIVPSVIPLENEYGKLEHGLPTLYITTPVVYEHKVIGAVCLRVDVMKISKLMRSVHLGETGETYLINKDGYMLSESKYLKYLKDAGLVQQRTTLELQVVDAETKELTRSAAACIKGKKGHDAEGYQDYRGVKVLGFWQWIPELDWGIIAEIDVNEGYGPVIRLHTIVAPIIILVTVAVISFAFYFGKKISDPILYLTGVTKSISEGDYSRRVKITSHDEIGELSNSFNKMASFLEEKTHILKEYTANLEKTVEERTKDLTRMNQELEKQSRNLEKAYKELLSLDQMKDKMIRDVSHELKSPVAQVQMAIDLWSAEVKKQHIDHTKEEKYYKIIHNSLQRLRKTIGSILDLSVLESGRLVFKKEFIHMDELVLQITASMRLLTEKKGLALINHVNQGLPVIIGDKDEIQRVVINLIDNAIKYTEKGDIHVFLEQKDACIEFAVTDTGVGIGLPKDQFGKLFERFFQERPRIDGAGVGLAICKNIIDSHRGNLWAESEGRGKGSTFKFVLPIARQDAV
- a CDS encoding response regulator, with amino-acid sequence MRKKLLIIEDEDEFFFFYEMMLENTDYAVRRAVDGVQAFEMIKNEKPDLIILDLLLDQMKGEDFLKQLKSNPGCVNIPVIIASSFSPRAYKSIFDIDPSLTFLEKPFSQEKLLAGIVARIG